A segment of the Allosaccharopolyspora coralli genome:
GCGGAGTCGTTCGACGCCGAAGTCGGCAGCCTGCGCGTCTGGCTGTTCGCGATCGCCAGGAACGCGGTGGTCGACGAGGTGCGCCGGGTACGCGCCCGGCCGGTGCGGCTGGTCGACGACCGGGCGCTCGCCACGCTCGCCCACGGCGACCTCGCGCACGACGAGTCGGTGATGACGTCGTGGCTCGTCGAGGAGGCGATGCGGCGCATCACTCCGGAACACCGCGCCGCGCTCGTGGAGACGTATCTTCGTGGCCGTCCGTATCCCGAGGTCGCGCACGAGCAGGAAATCCCGGTCGGCACTCTCCGGAGCAGAGTGTTCTACGGCTTGAAGGCCCTTCGGCTGGC
Coding sequences within it:
- a CDS encoding sigma-70 family RNA polymerase sigma factor: MRRSRQSRRNDWPGEFDLRSEHGVRAAYAMHGPELYRFALRQLGDEGRARDVVQEVFLRAWRAAESFDAEVGSLRVWLFAIARNAVVDEVRRVRARPVRLVDDRALATLAHGDLAHDESVMTSWLVEEAMRRITPEHRAALVETYLRGRPYPEVAHEQEIPVGTLRSRVFYGLKALRLAMDEMGVEP